The proteins below come from a single candidate division WOR-3 bacterium genomic window:
- a CDS encoding C25 family cysteine peptidase has product MFFLCFLVLAVEGGLERPEWSIRAVTPMCIRLDVTMPDAESTEPAYARLVPAPGGLVPEVRILDLDTVTVTDARLAEFCPPDDLVGFGQVMTAAGVDVVPLHVARIRTGAKPGQIVRCRRMSIELTYSVGYESPGDGNLMSELVRSLVLGGVPEFSNDQPGCLVIVPDDFYSNVLPLARWKERKGYCVWVKKTSETGTTREQIQAYIRTAYQTWTPKPSYVMLVGAINKIPAFHYSIPQHVSDHPYSCVDGDDFLADLFVGRLPAANASELDVIVAKILGYEANPYLADTTWYRRALAVGTSYQEGGTPAVTAIVTKRVIRERLLTRGFSSVDTVFYPPTRYGRGPVDSSVNQGVAFINGRGWGNYDGWGYPEFLSNDVAALANGWKLPVVTSIYCGTGNYARNPCFGEVWLRAGTPTNPKGGVAFWGASWTGTSTRWNNCMDYGIYRAILDWNVLTCGPAMYLGKIEQLENFPLAEDSFDLRAYFQVYNLLGDPSLQMWTSVPRCLNVSHPASFFKGSSVFDVTVTDASGFPVRDAVVCLRTAEGSKTGRTDVSGRARFAIFTQTTDTMLVTVTGPNLAPYLGHSVGVPAGVFVGYESHMPSSVQPGGPANIAVTLKNYGSSLTAHSVVARLRAQDSFALVTDSVRSFGDLAPGASYTAPAFEVTVAAACTSGQTLGFELAVTSTDSAWNSAFEVTVTGPTLVVTSYTVHDANGFLDPGETVSFSTTVRNHGAAPADSATGLLVSLNPGGVKVLDSLGTFGTIAPAESASNITDRFLVRAEPDVGVGRKFTLRLVVSAQGGVRQVRDFTVVVGEPRSDAPLGPDRHGYYAYDDTDVGYGERPLYDWFEIDPGLGGPGTAIELGNDQVRQVDLPFNFRFYGRDYARVGVCDNGYLAFDANPQGEIYNWHIPSASGPDGLIAVFWDDFRADSLPVGGVFGYYDLTGHRFIVEWSRCVHVHGFRPPIRAEQQSFQVFLLDPAFHQTKTGDGPILCQYRTVQNDDSLWQNSHNFATVGIMNPDHSDGIEYTFAGAYPAAAAEVLSGRAIRFTTNPPDTFIGVRDKETGVRGQDFGMRLSPNPIAGGFASLRLHGFQGLSVPELSVFIYNAAGRCVLNRSLVSSDWSLAIPLDCQSLPSGVYLVQLSVAKQRMLHDKLLVLSGHR; this is encoded by the coding sequence ATGTTTTTCTTGTGCTTCTTAGTTCTTGCTGTTGAAGGTGGATTGGAGCGGCCGGAGTGGAGCATCAGGGCAGTAACTCCGATGTGCATCCGGCTCGATGTTACAATGCCGGACGCAGAATCAACTGAGCCGGCGTATGCCCGGCTGGTGCCGGCGCCTGGAGGTTTGGTTCCTGAGGTCAGAATTCTAGATTTGGACACAGTAACGGTCACTGATGCCAGGCTTGCAGAGTTTTGCCCACCAGATGACTTGGTCGGGTTCGGACAAGTGATGACCGCAGCGGGCGTGGATGTCGTGCCACTGCATGTTGCACGCATCAGGACAGGCGCAAAACCAGGTCAGATTGTCCGGTGTCGCCGGATGAGTATCGAGCTTACCTATTCCGTCGGTTACGAGTCCCCTGGTGATGGTAACCTAATGTCGGAACTTGTGCGCTCGCTTGTGCTTGGTGGCGTGCCGGAGTTCTCCAACGACCAGCCGGGCTGTCTTGTTATCGTGCCGGACGACTTCTATTCGAACGTCCTGCCCCTGGCTCGGTGGAAGGAGCGCAAGGGTTACTGCGTTTGGGTGAAGAAAACATCAGAAACCGGCACCACAAGAGAACAGATACAGGCCTATATCAGGACTGCCTATCAGACATGGACTCCGAAGCCGAGTTATGTCATGCTCGTCGGCGCCATCAACAAGATACCGGCGTTTCATTACTCAATTCCCCAGCACGTGTCTGACCATCCATATTCCTGTGTTGATGGTGACGACTTCCTCGCCGACCTGTTTGTGGGCCGGTTGCCGGCGGCCAATGCTTCTGAGCTGGACGTCATCGTGGCCAAAATACTGGGCTACGAGGCGAATCCGTACCTTGCCGATACGACCTGGTACCGCCGGGCGCTTGCGGTGGGCACCAGTTATCAGGAAGGCGGTACGCCGGCCGTGACCGCGATTGTGACCAAACGGGTGATACGGGAACGGCTGCTGACACGTGGATTCTCTAGTGTTGATACGGTGTTCTACCCACCGACCCGTTACGGTCGAGGACCGGTAGATTCATCGGTCAATCAGGGAGTGGCTTTCATCAACGGTCGGGGATGGGGCAACTACGATGGCTGGGGGTATCCTGAGTTTTTGAGCAACGACGTCGCCGCGCTCGCTAATGGCTGGAAGCTGCCGGTCGTGACCAGTATCTACTGTGGGACTGGCAACTATGCTCGCAACCCTTGCTTTGGCGAGGTGTGGCTTCGGGCAGGTACTCCGACGAACCCGAAGGGCGGGGTCGCATTCTGGGGCGCGAGCTGGACCGGGACCTCGACGCGGTGGAACAACTGCATGGACTATGGCATCTACCGTGCCATCCTGGACTGGAATGTTCTGACGTGTGGGCCGGCGATGTACTTGGGCAAAATTGAGCAACTTGAGAATTTTCCATTGGCTGAGGACTCATTTGACCTGAGAGCATATTTTCAGGTGTACAATCTACTTGGTGACCCTTCGCTGCAGATGTGGACTAGCGTTCCGCGTTGCCTGAATGTATCCCATCCGGCCAGTTTCTTCAAGGGGAGCAGTGTTTTTGACGTAACGGTGACCGATGCCTCAGGTTTTCCAGTTCGAGACGCGGTTGTGTGTCTCAGAACTGCGGAGGGTAGCAAGACCGGACGTACCGACGTCTCGGGTCGCGCCCGGTTTGCCATCTTCACTCAGACCACGGACACGATGCTTGTGACTGTCACCGGTCCTAACCTTGCACCGTACCTTGGCCATTCGGTTGGTGTTCCGGCAGGTGTATTCGTCGGGTACGAGTCGCATATGCCATCCTCAGTCCAGCCGGGCGGTCCCGCGAACATTGCCGTGACCTTGAAGAACTACGGCAGTAGCTTGACCGCGCACAGCGTCGTCGCACGGCTACGTGCTCAAGACAGCTTTGCGCTTGTAACCGACTCGGTACGTAGTTTCGGTGACCTGGCGCCTGGCGCGAGTTACACCGCACCCGCGTTCGAGGTGACGGTCGCGGCAGCATGCACCAGCGGGCAGACACTTGGCTTCGAACTTGCCGTCACAAGTACGGACAGCGCATGGAACTCGGCGTTTGAGGTAACAGTAACAGGCCCAACACTTGTGGTGACCAGCTATACTGTGCACGACGCCAATGGATTCCTCGACCCAGGCGAAACAGTTAGCTTCTCTACCACGGTTCGGAACCACGGAGCCGCTCCGGCCGACAGTGCTACCGGTCTGCTCGTTTCGCTCAACCCTGGGGGGGTAAAGGTACTGGATTCACTAGGCACTTTCGGAACGATTGCACCGGCTGAGTCCGCGTCCAACATCACCGACCGGTTCCTAGTTAGAGCTGAACCGGATGTCGGTGTGGGTCGCAAGTTTACCCTCAGGCTTGTTGTATCGGCCCAAGGCGGAGTGAGGCAGGTACGTGACTTCACGGTAGTGGTTGGCGAACCGAGGTCAGATGCGCCGCTGGGTCCGGACCGACACGGCTACTACGCGTACGACGATACCGATGTCGGGTATGGGGAGCGGCCGTTGTACGATTGGTTTGAGATTGACCCGGGCCTGGGCGGGCCGGGCACTGCTATTGAACTGGGCAACGATCAGGTCAGGCAGGTTGACCTGCCGTTCAACTTCAGGTTCTATGGCCGCGACTATGCCCGGGTTGGCGTGTGTGACAACGGATATCTGGCGTTCGACGCCAATCCCCAGGGAGAGATATACAACTGGCACATTCCTTCGGCCTCAGGCCCGGATGGCCTGATTGCTGTGTTCTGGGATGATTTCCGAGCAGATTCGCTTCCGGTTGGCGGCGTTTTCGGGTACTATGACTTGACTGGACACCGGTTCATCGTCGAGTGGAGCCGGTGCGTACACGTGCACGGATTCAGGCCACCGATACGGGCCGAACAGCAGAGTTTTCAAGTTTTCTTGCTCGACCCGGCGTTTCACCAGACCAAGACCGGAGACGGACCGATACTCTGCCAGTATCGCACGGTCCAGAACGACGACAGCCTTTGGCAGAACAGCCACAACTTCGCTACAGTCGGAATCATGAATCCCGATCATTCGGACGGCATTGAGTACACGTTTGCCGGCGCGTATCCGGCAGCAGCAGCCGAGGTTCTATCCGGTAGAGCGATACGGTTCACCACCAACCCGCCGGACACGTTCATTGGTGTCAGGGACAAGGAAACAGGGGTCAGAGGGCAGGACTTTGGAATGCGGCTGAGCCCAAATCCGATTGCAGGCGGATTTGCTTCGCTCAGGCTTCATGGGTTCCAGGGCCTAAGTGTTCCAGAACTCAGCGTCTTTATCTACAACGCGGCGGGGCGGTGCGTTCTCAATCGGTCACTGGTCAGCAGTGATTGGTCATTGGCCATTCCGCTCGACTGCCAGAGCCTGCCGAGCGGTGTATACCTTGTCCAACTTTCGGTCGCCAAACAGAGAATGCTGCACGATAAACTGCTTGTCCTTTCAGGGCACAGATAG